tgtcctctgttttctatccctcagccagttacttacccacatacagacgttttctcccagtccgagcattctcattttatatactaaccttttatgtggtacagtgtcagatgctttggagaagtccagatacacgacacccattgattcgccgctgtcaagtctagaacttacctcctcatagaaactgattgaattagtctgacatgaccgatccctcatgaagccatgctgatatggcggtattttcttattttcattgaggtcctCCAAGAttgcatctctcagaaaaccttcaaacagtttactcatgacagatgccatttttgcccacttcacctccacaaaaaaaaaaatggtataaaaagtgatcaaaaagacatataaacccaaaaatgataccaataaaaaatacagcccgtcccacaaaaaaacaagccccacacagcaacattggtgaaaaaataaaaatgttatggcccctAAAAATAATTTCCGCAAattacatgttagaaaatcccgatgccgctccttcccttctgaacgctgccgtgtccCCAAACagcggtttaccaccacatatatgGTGTTGCTGAATAAGGATAAAATGCATAATAAATTGTGGGGTGcactttctcctgttaccccttgtgcaaATGACAAAATGTGGGGCTAAAGTAACTTTATATTGTAactaaaagtgatttttttattttcacagctactgtatgtgtttctaaattctatgaaatgcttgTTGGGTCACAGCATTCACTTCACCCCTAGATTTATTCCTTGAGAGggatagtttccaaaatgggggtcactattatggttttctttctaggggtacctcagggtctcttcaaatgtgacatggcacctgaaaaccatacCAGCTAAATCTGCCCTCCGTTAACAATatgttgctccttcccttctgcgccctgctgtgtgcccgtacagcagttcaccaccacatgtggggtgtttctgtaaactgcagaatcagggtaatagatattgaggtttgtttggctgttaacccttgcggtGTTACagcaaaaaatttattaaaatggaaaatctgccccaaaaaaatgaaatttgctttaattcttgtggaacacttaaagggttaacaacgtttgtaaaatccgttttgaatagtttgaggggtgtactttctacaatggggtcatttatgggtggtttctactatgtaaaccccacaaagtgaattcagacctgaagtggtccctaaaaaagtaggttttggccattttttaaaaatttttacatttgcttctaaacttctaacctaTAAAATCCAAAAAACTAACATTTACaacatgatgcaaacataaagtagacatatggggaatgtaaagtaataactattttatgaagtatcaatGCGTGTCTTAAAGAtggagaaattctaattttgaaaaaTAGCGAATTTTTTCAAGTGTTATGCaaattttggatattttttatgcaTTAAAGGTCAAAtgtatcaactcaaatttaccaccaaCATGAAGTGTGGCGAGGATCGCATAGTACCGTGTTAGCCCGCAAAAACAATGTGATGTTGAATACTTTTGCGTTAATAAATACAAAGAACAGGATGTCTTTAGTGGTCATGTGCAACCCATAAACGAACATCCTAAAGAGAATTGCAGCAGACCTCCAACCCATACTCAACAAAGACTAAAGGACATATTTCTGGGGTCTCCTCTTCTGGCAGATAGACAACCACCAAACCTGAGGAATCTCCTTGTCAGGAGCGCCCTCTCCTCACCATCACAGACGGCACTTCTCCTGCACACGTCTTATCCACGAATACAGTCCGTCCACCCAACAGACCTATAGGATCGCGGACACCTTCTCCTGTGAACCCTCCAATGTGGTGTCCACGATACCAGGTGTCCTAATGGGGGAATTTATATTGGGGAGACTTTACAGAAACTGCGATCCAGACTGAACCTGCGCAGATTCAGGATCAATCACAAAGCCGATATAACTGTAGGAATCCATTTCTCGGGACCAGGACACTCCATGAATGACTTAAAGGTTTTAGTTCTCGAGGGGAACTTTATGAACGATAGAGACAAAAAAACTTAGGAATTTAAAGAGGCcctttcatgggtccggactttgttaactaagtagcaggacatgtagagcggcgcccggggatctccctgcacttactattatatctgggcgccgctccgttctccagctgtggcccccgttaccgtCTCCCGCGCTGTATGCCAATTACTACTATGGGAACattagggaggagacatcagcttctctcctgggcgtctccttctccctggctgtagcgctgtccaatcactgcGCAGAGCGCCACAGCCATGGAGATAAAAACCTCCCCTtctctgcgattggacagcgctacagccagggagaaggaacggccagatataatagtaagtgcagggagatccccgggccccgctctacatgtcctgctacttaccGCAGTAACAAAGTCCAGACCCATGAAAGgaaccccctcagccccgctagctgaaacccccttaatgaccagagcactttttacacttctgcactacactcctttcaccgtttatcgctcggtcatgcaacttaccacccaaatgaattttacctccttttcttctcactaatagagctttcatttggtggtatttcattgctgctgacatttttacttttttttatattaatcaattaaaactacatttctatataaatttttctcaaaatgtattgttctacatgtctttgataaaaaaaaaaaatccaataagagtatatttattggtttgggtaaaagttatagcgtttacaaactatggtgcagaaaaattaatttacgcactttgactttctgagcgcctgtcgtgtttcctgaggttctacaaggcCCAGACAGTAGGAACAATTCAtgttccaatgagtacctttaggatttcacagggcatttttacgcatttggattccgtgagggatatggcgagttcatgtaagattttattttttagttaagttagtggaatatgagactttgtaagaaaaaacaaaaaaaactatttccgctaacttgtgccaaaaaaaatataaaaaaatcttctatgaactcgccatgccactcaaaagtgatctttatagcgccgcagcgattttacggtgtttttgcagtgatcagaaaaaaataaaatctgtcactgcggtggggcggactgaacgcaagtgtgcgcacaagatcaggcctgatcgggcgaacactgtgttttttgtagagcctatagaacatgtcctattcttgtctgcaattgcggacaagaaaaggcattttctatatagttctggcaatgtgcggatccacaaaatgcggaaagcacattgccggtgtccgtgttttgcgcaaAACACATAccaacgtctgaatggagccttacaggggggtgatcagggagtgtatatggggtgatcaggggttaataagtgacagggggggggggtgtagtggtgtttggtgctacttacagagctgcctgtgtcctctggtggtcgatccaagcaaaagggacaccagaggaccaggtagcaggtatattagacgctgttatcaaaacagcgtctaatatacctttttgaggttaaaaaaaaataaaatcacatctacagcctgccagcgaatgatcgccgctggcaggctgtagatcaacttctcagcTTAGCGTTGCTGTGCCAGTACCAGTCTGCGACGGGGGGAGGCAGCCGGTAccggggagggggtgggggggtctgcgggtgacactgtcatggggggatctgcgggtgacactgtcatggggggatctgcgggtgacactgtcatggggggatctgcgggtgacactgtcatggggggatctgcgggtgacactgtcatgggggggatctgcgggtgacactgtcatgggggggatctgcgggtgacactgtcatgggggggatctgcgggtgacactgtcatgggggggatctgcgggtgacactgtcatgggggggatctgcgggtgacactgtcatgggggggatctgcgggtgacactgtcatgggggggatctgcgggtgacactgtcatgggggggatctgcgggtgacactgtcatgggggggatctgcgggtgacactgtcatgggggggatctgcgggtgacactgtcatggggggggatctgcgggtgacactgtcatgggggggatctgcgggtgacactgtcatgggggggatctgcgggtgacactgtcatgggggggatctgcgggtgacactgtcatgggggggatctgcgggtgacactgtcatgggggggatctgcgggtgacactgtcatgggggggatctgcgggtgacactgtcatggggggatctgcgggtgacactgtcatggggggatctgcgggtgacactgtcatggggggatctgcgggtgacactgtcatggggggatctgcgggtgacactgtcatggggggatctgcgggtgacactgtcatggggggatctgcgggtgacactgtcatggggggatctgcgggtgacactgtcatggggggatctgcgggtgacactgtcatggggggatctgcgggtgacactgtcatggggggatctgcgggtgacactgtcatgggggatctgcgggtgacactgtcatgggggatctgcgggtgacactgttatggggacctgtggatgacactgtcatgggggacctgtggatgacactgtcatgggggtcaGTGCAGGCGGACACACGAAGCAGTGACATCATAGCTTTATTTCAGTGGCTGTACATACTATATACATGTTCCTGGGCTCAGCGATTGTCTCCTTGGACTCTTCCTCTCCGGCCCTCATTGGGTGAGGTGTGAGAAGATGCGCTCCCTGTGACCCTCCTGTAGGGGGCGCACATGTCTGTCTGGGGATCTGTCCCATCCACTGGGTGGAGAACACTCAGGAGGCGGCACACTGTTCCTTAGGATTGTAGAGCGGGCGCCCCGTCCTCCTCAGTCTTCAGCCTCTTGGACGCTTGCTCTGGGGGTGGGGCGGACGTCTGCAGCGCCCGGGCGACATGCTCAAGGTCCCAGCGATCCTCCCTCAGGGTGTCATCGTCCAGGGTGAACGGGCCCTGCTTGGTGCGGACCAGCTCAGTCACACTGGCACAACTGGACAAAGCTGTGACAGGAGGAAGAACATGAGTCTCATTTCCAGGGGATACTGGAGAGGGACACAGTCTGGCAatgacacaggtgacaggaggagcCGCAGCCGTGGACAACGTGCGGCGGGTACACGAGAAGTCACCCGCTTCctcccgatgacgtcaccgaatcACATGTATATGATGCATAACCTTCCGTGACCCCCGACACCAGGTCGTGTCTCACACGCTGCGGACAGAGGTAGTCGGTCGCTGTAGAGCGAGAGGGACAGGAGGCGCCTGCGCGGTGACAGATGGAAGGAGAGGCGCCTCTGGGTGACCGAAGGACTAGGAAATGATCCCCATAAGAGCTAAGAtggctgacagtgatgggggtggGAATGCACACGGGGGCCACACAGGAGAGAGACCGCACAGGAGTAAGAGAGTGCACAGGAGAGACCGCACAGGAGTAAGAGACcgcacacagcgactgcacaggaGTAAGAGACcgcacacagcgactgcacaggaGTAAGAGACcgcacacagcgactgcacaggaGTAAGAGACcgcacacagcgactgcacaggaGTAAGAGACCGCACACAGCAACTGCACAAGAGAAAGAGACCGCACACAGCAACTGCACAAGAGAAAGAGACcgcacacagcgactgcacaaGAGAAAGAGACcgcacacagcgactgcacaggaGAAAGAGACcgcacacagcgactgcacaggaGAAAGAGACcgcacacagcgactgcacaggaGAAAGAGACcgcacacagcgactgcacaggaGAAAGAGAccgcacacagtgactgcacaggagaaaGAGACCATAAGAGTCAGGGCGACGTTACCTTCTCCGATGTCTCTGATTAGACTCCGGACATAGAAGCCGCCTCCACACTCCACACCTGTGACAGAAGAGAGAGCGGTGAGAGGTGATATATACACAGGATTAGGGGGTActctctctccttggggagagcgcCTTATTctgcgtgaggagacttataggccatacatgctcctcaggaattctgggaagacaatatgcaaattagctcttggCAAGCtccgcctctgatgccaccagatgtaaatgTGTTTGACCCTTGAGACACGACTCGGATAGTAAATAACCCGGCACCTCATCTGCTGTTTTGGggcgattgcccctcatcagtgcagagaggactgccttaactgggtgagaggcctaagtcaggattaggggggtactatctctccttggggagacagCGCCGTCATATACACCGGGTGACAGCATGCAGCCTCCCCATGTCACTGCGGATGGCAATTGGGCGTGTCCTCCTGTGTAACGTTAAGCGGGGGCAGAGTGCACAGTACTGCAGGTTAGGAACCTTGTGGGTGGTGGTTCTGAAGGCGGCCATACTGATCCCCACCATCAGATATCACTAGGACCAGCCATAGAACGGCGGTCCGGACCCTGCACCTCGTCCACGTACAGAGAGTAAAGAGAGGAGGCCGGAAATCCGTCAGCGTCAGGCTGTAGACCTCCACAGGCCGCGCCGGCTTCGCCTCGACCTCGGCCCCTGATCTCACCAGACACGACAGCCTCTTCCCGTTCTTCTTCAAGGCGGAGAAGCTGAAAAATACGACCATTAACCcttcatgttaccagcatcaggaGTCAGCCCCCCCTGCAGACAGTCAAACTACCTGtgcaccccccccacacacagtgtaATAGTATACAACACgggagactagagatgagcgaatttccggttatgaaattcgttcacgcttcgtttactggaaAATGGTttattgcattatggattccattaccacggaccataacgcaattctatgacggaatgcctttagagacattccgttattcattcagtcataatagaagtctatgggctgcaaaacggatccgtctggtttacgTTATgatggagtcctctcctgcacaacggaaatgggacggatccgttttgcagcccatagacttctctcATGACGGATTAAATAACGGAaagtctctaaaggcattccgtcatagaattgcgttatggtccgcggtaacggaatccataaagcaATTCACCATTttccagtaaacgaagcgtgaacgaatttcataccctgaaattcgctcatctctactggagACCCTTCCCCCACACCAGGTAATATAAAGCACTGCCCCCGTTACCACATCGGGCAGGGAGACTTACAGTGGAGGGACCTGCAGGGTGTTCCCGGTGAACCTCTCCAGCGCCTTCTCCAACTCTTCTCTAGTGATGTGATCTGAGCAAAGAGAAGAAAACACTAAGTATA
The sequence above is a segment of the Bufo gargarizans isolate SCDJY-AF-19 chromosome 6, ASM1485885v1, whole genome shotgun sequence genome. Coding sequences within it:
- the TRUB1 gene encoding probable tRNA pseudouridine synthase 1 isoform X2 — translated: MAAEKASRLLSLNGLFPVYKPPGVTSAQTLNDLKSRLLREAGLKEFTKRKKQTLKIGHGGTLDSTASGLLVVGVGDGTKMLGAMLTGSKKYITTGQLGKATDTLDASGTVTQEKPYDHITREELEKALERFTGNTLQVPPLFSALKKNGKRLSCLVRSGAEVEAKPARPVEVYSLTLTDFRPPLFTLCVECGGGFYVRSLIRDIGEALSSCASVTELVRTKQGPFTLDDDTLREDRWDLEHVARALQTSAPPPEQASKRLKTEEDGAPALQS
- the TRUB1 gene encoding probable tRNA pseudouridine synthase 1 isoform X1 → MAAEKASRLLSLNGLFPVYKPPGVTSAQTLNDLKSRLLRGQPRGRQAGLKEFTKRKKQTLKIGHGGTLDSTASGLLVVGVGDGTKMLGAMLTGSKKYITTGQLGKATDTLDASGTVTQEKPYDHITREELEKALERFTGNTLQVPPLFSALKKNGKRLSCLVRSGAEVEAKPARPVEVYSLTLTDFRPPLFTLCVECGGGFYVRSLIRDIGEALSSCASVTELVRTKQGPFTLDDDTLREDRWDLEHVARALQTSAPPPEQASKRLKTEEDGAPALQS
- the TRUB1 gene encoding probable tRNA pseudouridine synthase 1 isoform X3, which codes for MEGPWTARRPDCWVIGVEASVVGVGDGTKMLGAMLTGSKKYITTGQLGKATDTLDASGTVTQEKPYDHITREELEKALERFTGNTLQVPPLFSALKKNGKRLSCLVRSGAEVEAKPARPVEVYSLTLTDFRPPLFTLCVECGGGFYVRSLIRDIGEALSSCASVTELVRTKQGPFTLDDDTLREDRWDLEHVARALQTSAPPPEQASKRLKTEEDGAPALQS